Proteins from one Mercurialis annua linkage group LG7, ddMerAnnu1.2, whole genome shotgun sequence genomic window:
- the LOC126656917 gene encoding uncharacterized protein LOC126656917 has protein sequence MKAKNATLLAQLEMYKQQANQRNAQLAVVQMGCETCDRHDHSGMDCPVLHQNSDEQVNYVNGKRQGNDPYSNTYNPGWRNHPNFAWRDNSGQANANPNMGGAKFQGGNRGQPNQGNFNNYRPQHPPGFQQNRNADEGSKIDKFIEEVRAGFKNQASVNHHLETQISQLAISLQNRVQGGLPFTTESNPREQVKAIELRSGKELDDPHASKEKVIDLTTDMNEEEVTELSYVKPPIPPPFVPKVPFPGRLKKTPDNQKFHKFLEIFKKLQINISFADALREMPQYTKFLKEIITKKRSWDDKGTISLMENCSSLILSDLPNKLKDPGRIFLVIKQ, from the exons atgAAAGCGAAGAATGCCACACTTCTAGCACAACTCGAGATGTACAAACAACAAGCTAATCAAAGGAATGCTCAACTTGCGGTAGTTCAAATGGGTTGCGAGACTTGTGATAGGCACGATCATTCGGGAATGGATTGCCCCGTTCTACATCAAAACTCAGatgagcaagtcaactatgtCAATGGGAAAAGGCAAGGCAATGACCCATATTCCAACACCTACAATCCtgggtggaggaatcatcctaacTTTGCGTGGAGGGACAATTCGGGTCAAGCCAATGCCAACCCAAACATGGGAGGAGCAAAATTTCAAGGAGGAAACCGTGGTCAACCAAACCAAGGCAACTTCAACAACTACCGACCACAACACCCGCCCGGTTTTCAACAAAATCGGAATGCGGATGAAGGGAGCAAAATCGACAAGTTTATTGAGGAAGTTAGAGCCGGTTTCAAAAACCAAGCTTCCGTCAATCACCATCTCGAGACACAAATTTCTCAACTTGCCATCTCGCTTCAAAATAGAGTTCAAGGCGGTCTGCCTTTTACAACGGAATCAAATCCGAGGGAGCAAGTAAAAGCCATTGAACTCCGAAGCGGGAAAGAACTtgatgatccacatgcaagCAAAGAGAAAGTTATTGATCTAACAACGGATATGAATGAGGAGGAAGTAACTGAACTTTCATATGTTAAACCGCCAATTCCTCCTCCATTCGTGCCAAAGGTCCCCTTTCCGGGACGATTGAAGAAGACGCCAGACaaccaaaaattccataaatttctggaaattttcaagaaactcCAAATCAACATAAGCTTTGCGGATGCTTTGCGTGAGATGCCTCAATACACAAAATTTCTCAAAGAAATCATAACGAAGAAACGGAGCTGGGACGACAAAGGCACAATTTCTCTAATGGAAAATTGTAGCTCACTCATCCTTAGTGACTTGCCCAACAAGcttaaggacccaggga ggatatttttggtgatcaaacAATGA